Proteins encoded by one window of Engraulis encrasicolus isolate BLACKSEA-1 chromosome 21, IST_EnEncr_1.0, whole genome shotgun sequence:
- the LOC134437546 gene encoding uncharacterized protein LOC134437546 gives MLLWALSASKDSPTGRTSAKLKPGLSMLPHPSEAVHPTHRITGGALSRTHSPQASCPTQRVIIRAVQHDAYHTELECLREGKALPKQSPLKKLNLVAEESDLLWVGGRISSAPNLPTEVKHPLIIPHTHHIATLLVRYYHEQVVHQGHHITEGAVRAAGYWIVGGKRLVSSVIYKCVICRKLRGRLQEQKMADLPPGRLTPEPPFTHVGLDVFRPWAIMTRRTRGGSADSKRWAVIFTCLSTRAVHFELIESMTTDSFINALRRFFAIRGPAKLLRSNRGTNFVLACKELGIDTEDSPVKTYLHSRGCSWVFNPPHSSHMGGGLERLIGVANCILDAMLLQTGHTLLIHEVLSTLMAEVMAIMNARPLVPVSSDPDEPTVLTPAMLLTQKMSTVSAPSGNFQMAESHGKQWKHVQCLTNTFWKRWRRDYLSTLQGRRKWTDERPSVKTGDIVLLKDSQAHRNEWPVGVIVDTLLSRDKRIRKVEVKIVRDGTVKVLLRPISEIVVLLSDES, from the coding sequence ATGCTCCTCTGGGCTCTCAGCGCTTCGAAAGATTCTCCAACTGGAAGAACCTCTGCAAAGCTAAAGCCAGGCTTATCCATGTTGCCGCATCCTTCAGAGGCAGTCCACCCAACTCATCGCATAACAGGTGGGGCTCTTTCAAGGACGCACTCACCACAAGCAAGCTGTCCCACGCAGAGAGTCATCATTCGTGCTGTCCAGCACGATGCCTACCACACTGAACTCGAATGCCTCAGAGAGGGCAAAGCGCTTCCGAAGCAGAGTCCCCTCAAGAAACTCAATCTAGTGGCCGAAGAAAGTGACCTGCTCTGGGTCGGAGGTCGCATCTCCTCCGCCCCGAACCTGCCAACGGAAGTGAAGCATCCTCTGATTATCCCACACACTCACCACATCGCCACACTGCTGGTGAGGTACTACCACGAACAAGTAGTGCACCAGGGGCATCACATAACGGAGGGTGCCGTGAGAGCAGCTGGATACTGGATCGTCGGGGGTAAGCGCCTGGTGTCTTCTGTCATCTACAAGTGCGTGATCTGCCGCAAGCTACGCGGGCGCCTGCAAGAACAGAAGATGGCCGACCTGCCTCCCGGCAGGCTCACTCCAGAGCCTCCCTTCACCCACGTAGGCCTTGATGTCTTCAGGCCATGGGCCATTATGACtcggaggacaagaggaggaagCGCTGACAGTAAGCGCTGGGCAGTGATATTCACATGCCTGTCCACCAGGGCTGTCCACTTCGAGCTCATAGAGTCCATGACCACCGACAGCTTCATCAATGCCCTGAGAAGATTCTTTGCCATTCGGGGCCCGGCCAAGCTTCTCCGCTCCAACAGAGGGACTAACTTCGTCCTTGCCTGTAAAGAGCTGGGCATCGACACGGAAGACTCACCAGTTAAAACTTACCTCCATAGCAGGGGGTGCTCCTGGGTCTTCAACCCGCCCCATTCTTCACATATGGGGGGGGGCTTGGAAAGACTCATCGGCGTCGCCAATTGCATCCTGGATGCCATGCTGCTCCAGACCGGACACACACTCCTGATACACGAGGTGTTGAGCACCCTTATGGCCGAAGTCATGGCCATAATGAATGCGAGACCCCTGGTGCCTGTGTCCTCCGACCCCGACGAGCCCACCGTCCTTACCCCGGCAATGCTCCTGACCCAGAAGATGAGCACCGTCTCCGCGCCCTCTGGAAACTTCCAGATGGCTGAGTCGCATGGGAAGCAGTGGAAACACGTCCAGTGCCTCACAAACACCTtctggaagagatggaggagagactaCTTATCTACGCTGCAGGGCCGCCGAAAGTGGACCGACGAAAGGCCAAGCGTCAAGACCGGCGACatcgtcttgctcaaggacagtcAAGCCCACAGGAACGAATGGCCTGTGGGAGTGATCGTCGACACGCTGCTGAGCCGGGACAAGAGGATCCGGAAGGTGGAAGTAAAGATCGTGAGAGACGGAACTGTTAAAGTCCTTCTGAGACCCATCTCAGAGATCGTCGTTCTGCTTTCTGATGAAAGCTAG